A genomic window from Daphnia carinata strain CSIRO-1 chromosome 9, CSIRO_AGI_Dcar_HiC_V3, whole genome shotgun sequence includes:
- the LOC130698053 gene encoding lipase member N-like produces MLFHRPLHCWLSFTTLVFTWCCTWSEYPASAEAVGARKLLRNWRRKAEEYERLFNFLPQHDELFLTPPQVIRKRGYPVEIHHVTTDDGYILELHRIPAKPLNDGSPRKAVFLNHGVIESSGTWLVNPSSRSLPFLLADQSYDVWLSNFRGNRYSRQHIKLNPKQPKFWKFSWDEMGNFDVPAIINHILTLTGLPTISYIGHSLGCGVFFIAMAKHPELNAKIDQMVALAPLSSFAHFATPIYRLLAPLSEPIEKFLKKIGTWGWLDSDGLGDVLLKATCSPTYKQASFCRYVLALFTGHNEGNIDPSIVPLAMTNIFRGTSVQVIAQFGQNYLAGETFQAYDYGKKGNLKRYGSFKPYEYRLGKITAPVYVFSGGNDLLVTPQDVDWLLKQLTNLKGSLRIPEYSHMDFLWGTDVKEKIYNRVIALLPPP; encoded by the exons ATGCTTTTCCATCGACCGCTGCATTGTTGGCTTTCGTTCACGACGCTCGTTTTCACCTGGTGCTGCACTTGGAGCGAATATCCAGCGAGTGCGGAAGCCGTCGGCGCACGCAAATTACTTCGAAATTGGAGAAGGAAAGCGGAAGAGTACGAGAGACTTTTTAATTTCCTACCTCAACATGACGAGCTGTTTTTAACGCCG CCGCAAGTGATCAGGAAACGGGGCTACCCTGTCGAGATCCATCACGTGACCACAGACGATGG GTATATTTTGGAACTTCACCGGATTCCAGCTAAGCCGTTGAATGACGGATCTCCTAGAAAGGCCGTTTTCCTGAATCACGGAGTGATTGAATCGTCCGGCACTTGGCTCGTCAATCCGTCCAGTCGCTCCCTTC CGTTTCTATTAGCGGATCAGTCGTACGACGTGTGGCTGAGCAATTTCAGGGGCAACAGGTACTCGAGGCAACACATCAAACTCAATCCAAAACAACCGAAATTCTGGAAATTTAG TTGGGATGAAATGGGCAATTTTGACGTCCCAGCTATAATCAATCACATACTGACGTTGACGGGTTTGCCGACCATCTCTTACATCGGACACTCTTTAGGTTGTGGAGTATTTTTCATCGCCATGGCTAAACATCCAGAACTGAACGCTAAAATCGATCAAATG GTTGCTCTAGCACCGCTGTCGTCCTTTGCTCATTTCGCAACGCCTATTTATCGCCTTTTAGCTCCCTTGAGTGAACCCATTGAA aaatttctgaAGAAGATTGGAACTTGGGGATGGCTCGATAGCGATGGATTGGGTGATGTTTTATTGAAAGCAACCTGCTCGCCGACTTACAAACAAGCCAGTTTTTGCAGATATGTATTGGCACTCTTTACGGGACACAATGAAGGAAATATCGATCCG TCTATAGTCCCGTTGGCAATGACCAACATCTTCCGTGGAACATCGGTGCAAGTCATAGcgcaatttggccaaaattatTTAGCAG GAGAAACATTTCAGGCCTACGATTATGGGAAAAAGGGCAATTTGAAACGATACGGTTCGTTCAAACCGTATGAGTATCGCCTCGGGAAAATTACAGCTCCG GTGTACGTTTTTTCGGGTGGAAATGACCTACTTGTAACGCCACAG GATGTTGATTGGCTTCTGAAGCAATTAACGAATTTGAAAGGCTCTCTTCGCATCCCCGAGTACAGCCATATGGATTTCTTATGG GGAACTGACGTTAAAGAGAAAATCTACAATCGAGTCATAGCTCTTTTACCGCCACCGTGA
- the LOC130698177 gene encoding gastric triacylglycerol lipase-like has protein sequence MLHRHVCLCVLTSLISSGCSSSPPSASERLEKDVSVNKLSHDQHHQRWQQNVKVKEPRLFDRLPYNVETSYTPPQVIRHRGYPVEIHHVTTDDGYILELHRIPAKPSLDGTPRKAVLFQHGVLQASGSWLTNFPNRTLPLLLADKSYDVWLGNFRGNRYSRRHVTLSPKQTDFWRFSWDEIGNFDIPAMINYILSVTGLPTISYIGHSLGCGVFFIAMVKHPELNAKIDAMIALAPLSSFAHSSTLVFRILATFGKAIETILRATGTWGWLDSAGKGHYLEQLLCAQTYRQAKRCRKILNILSGWNPDNMLPEVVPMALANSQQGTSVPVLAQFAQNFKAGETFQTYDYGAKGNRIRYGTKKPLEYDLKKVTAPVYVYSGGNDRVVTPRDANWLLPRLGNLKRSVRIESYNHADYLWGTDVNEVLHNSLMADLPPP, from the exons ATGTTGCATCGACACGTTTGCTTGTGCGTGTTAACATCGCTTATTTCGAGTGGATGTAGCAGTTCCCCGCCATCAGCCAGTGAACGACTGGAGAAAGATGTCAGTGTTAACAAGCTCTCGCACGACCAACACCATCAACGTTGGCAACAAAATGTGAAAGTGAAAGAACCAAGATTGTTTGATCGACTGCCTTACAATGTCGAAACCTCGTACACACCG CCGCAGGTGATCAGGCATCGGGGCTACCCTGTTGAAATTCATCACGTAACCACCGACGATGG GTACATATTGGAGCTCCATCGAATTCCAGCCAAACCGTCGCTGGACGGCACTCCTAGAAAGGCCGTTTTATTTCAACACGGAGTCCTCCAAGCGTCCGGCTCTTGGCTAACCAATTTTCCTAACCGAACACTCC CGCTATTATTGGCAGATAAGTCTTATGACGTGTGGCTAGGCAATTTCAGGGGCAACCGTTATTCAAGGAGACACGTCACACTCAGTCCCAAACAAACAGATTTTTGGAGATTCAG CTGGGATGAAATTGGCAATTTCGATATCCCAGCCATGATTAATTATATCCTGTCTGTGACGGGCCTTCCAACTATATCTTACATCGGCCACTCGTTGGGATGTGGGGTGTTCTTCATCGCTATGGTCAAACATCCGGAACTCAACGCTAAAATCGACGCTATG ATTGCCCTCGCACCGCTTTCGTCTTTCGCTCATTCCAGTACGTTAGTGTTTCGAATTTTGGCCACGTTCGGCAAAGCAATTGAA aCTATTCTCAGGGCGACTGGAACTTGGGGATGGCTAGACAGCGCAGGAAAGGGCCATTACTTAGAACAACTGTTGTGCGCTCAAACTTATCGTCAAGCGAAACGTTGCAGAAAGATCTTAAACATATTGTCAGGATGGAACCCAGACAACATGCTTCCG GAAGTCGTACCAATGGCGTTAGCCAATAGCCAGCAAGGGACATCCGTACCTGTGCTAGCTCAATTTGCACAAAATTTCAAAGCAG GGGAAACGTTTCAGACCTATGATTATGGAGCTAAAGGTAACAGGATACGATACGGAACGAAAAAGCCGTTGGAATACGACCTTAAAAAAGTTACGGCGCCG GTGTACGTCTATTCAGGGGGAAACGATCGTGTTGTGACGCCAAGG GATGCGAACTGGCTTCTACCTCGACTAGGAAATTTAAAACGATCTGTTCGCATTGAAAGTTACAACCACGCGGATTACCTCTGG GGAACGGACGTCAACGAAGTGCTCCATAACAGCCTCATGGCTGATTTACCGCCACCGTGA
- the LOC130698176 gene encoding gastric triacylglycerol lipase-like, with protein MILPQHTELFCLCVLTSSLLSNGYCSSAFQFRLPFQTVPARKLFTEWRKKDVGVKKLLHDQQLNENVQEARLFDRLPYNVEISYTPTQVIRHRGYPAEVHHVTTDDGYILELHRIPAKPSLDGTPRKAVLLQHGNLQSSGEWLVNFPNRTLPLLLADKSYDVWLGNFRGNRFSRRHVTLSPKQTDFWRFSWDEIGNFDIPALINYILSVTGLPTISYIGHSLGCGVFFIAMVKHPELNAKIDAMIAFGPVSSFAHSNALVFRAMTSFGKAIDTMFRRIGTRVFMDNTGKGHYFQQLLCGQTYQQANLCAKFLNIYAGWNPHNTHPEVVPTTIANSQQGTSVAVLAQFAQNVKAGETFQAYDYGPKGNRIRYGTKKPLEYDLKKVTAPVYVYSGGNDRIVSPKDVDWLLPRLGNLKRSVRIKSYNHEDFVWGTDVKETLYDSVMADLPPP; from the exons ATGATTTTGCCTCAGCACACCGAATTGTTTTGCTTGTGCGTGTTGACATCATCGCTTCTTTCAAACGGATATTGTAGCAGCGCCTTTCAATTCCGGTTGCCATTCCAAACTGTTCCAGCCCGCAAATTGTTTACAGAGTGGCGGAAGAAAGATGTCGGTGTTAAAAAGCTCTTACATGACCAGCAGCTGAATGAGAACGTACAAGAAGCCAGATTATTCGATCGCCTACCTTACAATGTGGAAATCTCATACACACCG ACGCAGGTGATCAGGCATCGTGGCTACCCTGCTGAAGTTCATCACGTGACCACGGATGATGG GTACATTTTGGAACTTCATCGGATTCCAGCCAAACCGTCGCTGGACGGGACGCCTAGAAAGGCCGTTTTGCTGCAACACGGAAACCTCCAGTCTTCAGGCGAATGGCTCGTCAATTTTCCCAACCGAACACTCC CGCTATTACTGGCGGACAAGTCGTACGACGTGTGGTTGGGCAATTTTAGGGGCAATCGCTTTTCAAGAAGACACGTCACACTCAGTCCCAAACAAACCGATTTTTGGAGATTCAG CTGGGATGAGATAGGCAATTTCGATATCCCAGCCTTGATCAATTATATCCTGTCTGTGACGGGCCTTCCAACTATATCTTACATCGGCCACTCGTTGGGATGTGGGGTGTTCTTCATCGCTATGGTCAAACATCCGGAACTCAACGCTAAAATCGACGCTATG ATTGCCTTCGGACCGGTTTCATCTTTTGCTCATTCCAATGCGTTAGTATTCCGAGCTATGACTTCGTTCGGCAAAGCCattgac ACGATGTTCCGGAGGATTGGAACACGGGTATTTATGGACAACACAGGAAAGGGCCATTACTTCCAACAGCTGTTGTGCGGTCAAACTTATCAACAAGCGAATCTTTGCGCAAAGTTTTTAAACATCTACGCAGGATGGAACCCACATAACACGCATCCG GAAGTAGTACCAACGACGATAGCCAACAGCCAGCAAGGGACATCCGTAGCTGTGCTGGCCCAATTTGCACAAAATGTCAAAGCAG GGGAAACGTTTCAAGCCTATGATTATGGACCTAAAGGCAATAGGATACGATACGGAACGAAAAAGCCGTTGGAATACGACCTTAAAAAAGTTACGGCGCCG GTGTACGTCTATTCAGGGGGAAATGATCGTATCGTGAGCCCAAAG GACGTGGACTGGCTTCTGCCTCGACTAGGAAATTTAAAACGATCCGTTCGTATTAAAAGCTACAACCACGAGGATTTCGTTTGG GGAACGGATGTCAAAGAAACGCTTTATGACAGTGTCATGGCTGATTTACCTCCCCCCTAG
- the LOC130698175 gene encoding gastric triacylglycerol lipase-like → MLKNWPKKSQVSVNKLSAGQLLNSWRRKANSSDDRSSPGRLLKGWRRKMEVQEARTSDRLPQNVETSYTTPEIIRHRGYPVEIHHVISEDGYVLELHRIPAEPSADGTPRKAVFLQHGVLEASSTWFVNPSDRSLPLLLADKSYDVWLGNFRGNRYSRRHVRLSPTQTDFWRFSWDEIGNFDIPAIINYILSVTGLPTISYTGHSLGCGVFFIAMVRHPELNAKIDQMHALAPLSSFAHFTTDIFRKLAPYGNALETVLRTVGTWGWLDSAGVGDIILQQACAQTYQQAKRCRKALNVIMGLNHDNLQLELMPLVKANLLHGTSVPTIAQFAQNYLAGETFQAYDFGRKGNLMRYGTTKPMAYDLKTITVPVYVYSGGADRLVTPQDVDWLLTQLGNIKRSVRIQNYNHGDFLWGTDVKEKLYNSVLADLPPP, encoded by the exons ATGCTCAAAAACTGGCCGAAGAAATCGCAAGTTAGTGTTAATAAGCTTTCAGCCGGCCAGTTGCTCAATAGCTGGAGGAGGAAAGCAAATTCCAGTGATGACCGGTCATCACCTGGCCGGCTGTTGAAAGGTTGGCGACGAAAGATGGAAGTGCAAGAAGCAAGGACATCCGATCGCCTACCTCAAAATGTCGAAACATCATACACAACA CCGGAGATTATCAGGCATCGCGGCTACCCTGTCGAAATTCATCACGTGATCAGTGAAGATGG GTACGTTTTGGAACTCCATCGAATTCCAGCCGAACCGTCGGCAGACGGCACTCCTAGAAAGGCCGTTTTCCTGCAACACGGAGTACTGGAAGCTTCCAGCACTTGGTTCGTCAATCCTTCCGATCGTTCCCTTC CGCTATTACTGGCGGACAAGTCTTACGACGTGTGGTTGGGTAATTTCCGGGGCAATCGTTATTCCAGGAGACACGTCAGACTCAGTCCCACACAAACTGATTTTTGGAGATTCAG CTGGGACGAAATAGGCAATTTCGACATTCCAGCCATAATTAATTACATCCTGTCTGTGACGGGCCTTCCAACTATATCTTACACCGGGCACTCGTTGGGATGTGGGGTGTTCTTCATCGCTATGGTCAGACATCCGGAACTCAACGCTAAAATCGATCAAATG CACGCTTTGGCGCCGCTCTCGTCTTTTGCCCATTTCACTACCGACATTTTCCGTAAATTGGCTCCGTACGGAAATGCCCTAGAG ACTGTGCTACGGACGGTCGGAACTTGGGGATGGCTCGATAGCGCAGGTGTAGGCGACATCATTCTGCAACAGGCGTGCGCACAAACCTATCAACAAGCGAAGCGTTGCCGAAAAGCTTTAAATGTAATTATGGGATTGAACCATGATAATCTGCAACTT GAATTAATGCCGTTAGTCAAAGCCAATCTTTTGCACGGAACATCGGTGCCAACGATAGCACAATTTGCGCAAAATTACCTGGCAGGTGAAACGTTTCAGGCTTACGATTTTGGACGCAAAGGTAACCTGATGCGCTACGGAACGACCAAGCCTATGGCCTACGATCTTAAAACCATTACTGTACCG GTATACGTCTATTCAGGAGGAGCTGATCGGTTAGTAACCCCACAG GATGTGGACTGGCTTTTGACTCAACTTGGAAATATAAAACGCTCCGTTCGCATTCAAAATTACAATCACGGAGATTTCCTTTGG GGAACGGATGTCAAAGAAAAGCTTTACAACAGCGTCTTGGCTGATCTACCGCCACCGTAA
- the LOC130698099 gene encoding chondroitin proteoglycan 1-like, translated as MAVSFRLSTLCFFFVLVALASSAQTSSKEDSSSSKEDPLSGEKQSEEEASCEEDLTTPSTTVTSTTVPSTTVPTTTVPTTTVPSTTVPTTTVPTTTVPTTTVPTTTVPSTTVPPTTKSTVKPEPTPFNCQSKTNGNYINPADCTSYIACSNGYTYVMPCPVGLVYNENGYCDYVYNVPRCM; from the exons ATGGCCGTCTCTTTCCGTCTGTCGACTCTCTGCTTTTTCTTCGTGCTCGTAGCACTCGCGTCAAGTGCCCAG ACGTCATCTAAAGAGGATTCTTCGTCCAGCAAGGAAGATCCTTTGTCAGGTGAAAAACAGTCTGAAGAAGAAGCGAGTTGCGAAGAGGATTTAACTACACCGAGTACGACTGTAACGTCTACGACTGTACCGTCTACGACTGTACCGACTACGACTGTACCGACTACGACTGTACCGTCTACGACTGTACCGACTACGACTGTACCGACTACGACTGTACCGACTACGACTGTACCGACTACGACTGTACCGTCTACGACTGTACCGCCTACGACAAAATCAACTGTGAAGCCTGAACCGACGCCGTTTAATTGCCAATCCAAGACCAACGGGAACTACATTAATCCCGCCGACTGCACGAGTTACATCGCCTGCTCCAACGGATACACATACGTCATG CCGTGTCCTGTTGGTTTGGTGTACAACGAAAATGGCTATTGCGACTACGTCTATAACGTGCCCCGCTGCATGTAA
- the LOC130698054 gene encoding uncharacterized protein LOC130698054, translating into MIWLTVLAMLLAANVHSQSGIASHGAELQILHNVFCSVPYANFRVDVYEHVDNQTTTTQSSKKYFYAPIALLDHQSASCVYNKDTQQNEMRFRVDMWNDKIEHQVIEYLTNFMGQQVNATQVQVVPLENVALTTNGTSTICKLRNDWVPYRKSMWFNLSCLLQKTCNQLATEMRTNPSLFEHLKLLYSPGSTASQTFANTQYHDIHLVRDSAPTADDWAQLVANHNDTSKQLNEMKVMMGALGKTLNESKSIREEVRKLPEIARRSSETMGRLTDTNITVQVLKNQLADITQQLDVTKQNFTEELNENKIAIESLKKELVEINRRSEDNSMQLRNVKAEWLKEAKEWWAGLQTTTSRPTTSPTPQFDCTGKTNGTYANPASKCSSIFYTCSNGKAATSNCPPGTVYHPKKKECLWITNVEGCPKPASR; encoded by the exons ATGATTTGGCTAACTGTTCTAGCAATGCTTTTAGCTGCTAACGTTCACAGTCAATCAGGAATTGCTTCTCATGGGGCTGAATTACAAATCTTGCATAACGTATTCTGCTCAGTGCCTTACGCCAACTTCCGCGTCGATGTTTACGAGCACGTCGATAATCAAACGACGACCACGCAAAGCAGCAAAAAGTATTTTTACGCCCCCATTGCTTTACTGGACCATCAAAGTGCCAGTTGTGTCTACAACAAGGACACCCAACAAAACGAGATGCGATTTCGAGTTGACATGTGGAACGACAAGATTGAACACCAAGTGATTGAATATTTAACAAATTTTATGGGTCAACAAGTGAACGCTACTCAAGTGCAAGTTGTTCCATTAGAGAACGTGGCACTGACCACCAATGGGACGTCGACCATCTGCAAGTTAAGAAACGATTGGGTTCCGTATCGCAAATCAATGTGGTTTAACCTGTCGTGTTTGCTTCAAAAGACTTGCAATCAACTGGCTACGGAAATGCGGACGAATCCCTCACTATTTGAACATTTGAAACTGTTGTACAGCCCTGGTTCAACAGCATCGCAAACATTCGCCAACACTCAGTATCATGATATCCATCTGGTTCGAGACTCGGCTCCTACGGCTGACGATTGGGCTCAATTAGTGGCAAACCATAACGATACGAGCAAACAATTGAATG aaATGAAGGTGATGATGGGAGCTTTGGGAAAGACATTAAACG AATCTAAAAGTATTCGGGAGGAAGTTCGGAAATTGCCAG AAATTGCGAGACGCTCGTCGGAAACTATGGGTCGTCTGACAGACACGAACATCACCGTCCAGGTACTGAAGAACCAATTGGCAG ATATTACACAGCAGCTTGACGTCACAAAGCAAAACTTTACGGAAGAATTAAACG aaaacaaaattgccaTCGAATCATTGAAAAAGGAGTTGGTCG AAATAAACAGACGCTCGGAAGATAATTCGATGCAACTGAGAAACGTGAAAGCTGAATGGCTTAAGGAGGCTAAAG AATGGTGGGCAGGACTGCAGACGACAACATCCAGGCCAACTACATCCCCAACTCCGCAATTTGACTGCACAGGCAAAACGAATGGAACCTATGCCAATCCGGCATCAAAGTGCTCAAGTATCTTTTACACGTGCAGCAACGGAAAGGCTGCCACGTCC AACTGCCCGCCAGGAACAGTTTATCacccaaagaaaaaggagtgCTTGTGGATTACTAACGTGGAAGGATGTCCGAAACCCGCATCACGTTAG
- the LOC130698065 gene encoding gamma-glutamyl hydrolase-like: protein MWQLSGWQRENDQCESILEIVEMSGTGPPLPPVAIAFCLLIAGVLAGQQRTFLFHPNSIRYNVNNNRPIIGILSQEPSKSLASVSPESASYIAASYVKWLEGQGARVVPIKVNQPDSYYKTVFESINGLLIPGGGASLISSGYGKAGSILYDLAIEANDNGDFFPVWGTCLGFELLLYLSAGKNNFLTTCNSYNRASSLRFLSDAAVSRLYQRAPNDVLKTLSKEKSTSNFHHWCMTRENLTASSLDNFYRPLATSTDDDGLEFIATIEAINYPIWGLQFHPEKNVYEWGANLTSVPHWPSAIKAGQYFAEFFVNQARKSQHRFASKQEEATYLIYNYAPIYTGNVSSSFLQSYFFD, encoded by the exons ATGTGGCAACTGTCTGGTTGGCAGCGAGAAAACGATCAGTGTGAATCGATTCTCGAAATTGTTGAGATGTCTGGAACTGGCCCGCCTTTGCCACCGGTGGCAatcgctttttgtttgttaattgCAGGTGTTTTAGCCGGCCAACAACGGACGTTTCTCTTCCATCCGAACAGCATCCGCTACAATGTCAACAATAACCGCCCGATTATCG gaaTTCTATCACAAGAGCCTTCAAAGTCATTAGCTTCCGTTTCACCTGAGAGTGCGAGTTACATCGCCGCATCCTACGTCAAATGGCTGGAAGGCCAGGGCGCTCGAGTCGTCCCTATTAA AGTCAATCAACCAGATTCGTACTACAAAACCGTGTTTGAATCCATCAATGg GTTACTCATTCCCGGAGGCGGTGCAAGTCTAATTTCATCCGGTTACGGCAAAGCTGGCTCGATTTTGTACGATTTAGCCATCGAAGCAAACGACAACGGAGATTTCTTTCCCGTTTGGGGCACCTGTTTGGGTTTCGAATTGCTCCTTTACCTGTCGGCtggcaaaaacaatttccTAACTACCTGCAATTCTTACAATCGAGCTTCTTCACTTAGATTTCTATCAG aTGCTGCCGTCAGTCGATTGTACCAAAGGGCACCGAACGACGTACTCAAGACGTTGAGCAAAGAGAAATCGACGTCGAATTTCCATCACTGGTGCATGACGAGAGAGAATCTAACAGCTTCGTCGCTGGACAATTTCTACAGACCATTGGCCACATCGACGGACGACGACGGCCTGGAATTTATAGCAACCATTGAAGCTATAAACTATCCAATTTGGGGGTTGCAATTCCATCCGGAGAAGAACGTCTACGAATGGGGTGCCAATTTAACATCGGTACCTCATTGGCCGAGTGCCATTAAAGCCGGCCAGTATTTCGCCGAGTTCTTTGTCAATCAAG CCCGCAAGAGCCAACATCGTTTCGCCTCTAAACAGGAAGAGGCAACTTACCTGATTTACAATTACGCTCCAATTTACACGGGCAATGTGTCCAGCAGTTTTCTCCAGTCGTATTTTTTCGATTGA
- the LOC130698048 gene encoding F-box/WD repeat-containing protein 11-like translates to MDIIYSLQRWKLLEEIAVEIFQYLDVNDLHAAERVSPVWKEIIINGKLWEKLFKRNVVLYPPWKKMNSIVRKQQTNSDIALVVEEDEEQVLWSEQELFRTTCLTIADSLNILEKNWTTGNYQEEIVHRGAVIGPVNSITFLMDEKHIVRHVDSERTFQFFNRWSLDLEESIPSRTDSSGNQHHHCFVSCFDFSDELLVVGYGNGVVDVIWRKTKETLHTFRDFDWPNNHSVDEDDQDNYVTEKVILSPKRQFLLSYLYTTTSYFLTLRKISDIKHMIIAHQLQLDENVEELVNLYMDDVYTILFIRSRSGRGPSEEIFEIRSTDSFTPLHSISVQGVVSAYHYLDGLLVIGTQVSNSQFLRVWNTKTGKSIWDVNLDKEKIVDLRIISDKYIVSVNGTGELKQWDLHTVLDHAVPADKALLHRIGSTENLCSCVGGGMVADEYQVVLFGFFRTTPIKGHESPIIVSLDFMKGQNHVKKPLPQLY, encoded by the exons ATGGATATCATTTATAGTCTTCAAA GATGGAAATTGCTGGAAGAAATTGcagttgaaatttttcaatactTAGATGTAAATGACTTGCACGCAGCCGAAAGAGTGTCACCTGTCTGGAAAGAGATCATAATTAACGGAAAGTTATGGGAAAagctttttaaaagaaat GTTGTATTATATCCACcatggaaaaaaatgaacagtaTTGTAAGAAAGCAGCAAACCAATTCCGATATTGCATTAGTCgtagaagaagatgaagaacaaGTACTTTGGAGTGAGCAAGAGCTTTTCAGAACAACATGTCTTACTATTGCTGATTCACTAAAT ATCCTAGAAAAAAACTGGACGACAGGAAATTATCAAGAAGAAATTGTGCATCGTGGAGCAGTTATAGGTCCTGTTAATTCAATCACGTTTCTAATGGATGAAAAGCACATTGTTCGCCATGTGGATTCAGAAAGGacatttcagtttttcaacCGATGGTCCCTTGATTTGGAAGAG TCAATTCCTTCTCGCACTGATTCCAGTGGAAATCAACACCACCATTGTTTTGTATCGTGTTTCGATTTCAGCGACGAGCTTCTAGTAGTTGGATATGGCAATGGGGTGGTAGATGTCATatggcgaaaaacaaaagaaact CTGCACACATTCCGGGATTTTGATTGGCCCAACAACCATAGCGTAGACGAGGACGACCAAGATAATTACGTGACAGAAAAAGTTATCCTTAGCCCCAAACGacagtttcttctttcttatttG TATACCACAACTTCATATTTCCTCACCTTGAGGAAAATAAGTGACATCAAACACATGATAATTGCTCATCAGTTACAGCTGGACGAGAACGTTGAAGAGTTAGTCAATTTGTACATGGATGATGTTTACACCATCCTTTTTATCCGCTCAAGAAGTGGCCGTGGCCCGTCCGAAGAAATCTTTGAAATCCGCTCAACCGATTCCTTTACTCCACTTCATTCAATTTCAGTTCAAGGTGTCGTATCTGCATACCATTACCTTGATGGACTGCTCGTCATCGGTACCCAGGTTTCTAATAGTCAATTTTTAAG GGTTTGGAATACAAAGACGGGCAAGTCAATTTGGGATGTGAACCTTGACAAGGAGAAAATAGTCGACCTTCG GATTATCTCCGACAAGTACATTGTAAGTGTTAACGGCACTGGAGAGCTTAAACAGTGGGATTTACATACTGTGCTCGATCACGCCGTGCCGGCCGACAAAGCCCTATTGCATAGAATAGGGAGCACAGAGAATTTATGCTCGTGTGTCGGCGGAGGCATGGTGGCTGATGAGTATCAAGTTGTGTTGTTCGGATTCTTCCGTACCACTCCCATCAAGGGCCATGAAAGTCCAATAATTGTGTCTTTGGACTTTATGAAGGGCCAGAATCATGTTAAAAAACCTTTACCACAGCTTTACTGA
- the LOC130698094 gene encoding deleted in malignant brain tumors 1 protein-like, translated as MWHLLVAYIIVAIAVPHFSKGCEYVILTEPNGYINSPYYPGEYEDYADCRWLIQAPEQYRIIVYFMGNFTTQTGFDRLTFYDGATTTSAVMLDWSGHEYFYPWITSKTNRMLIQFTSLRGQSETGFKLRYYTEKKQECGGFLFFPSGTISSPGFPADPNYYDNNVDCVWDIEAPVNQIIILQFSNFRTEPGRDTVTVIDPALTNPIVMIHSGMIIPPVTVSQGNKLTVRFQSDAYMHDIPGFIAQYSMVDQFLENSLLA; from the exons ATGTGGCATCTCCTTGTGGCTTACATCATTGTCGCGATTGCTGTGCCTCATTTCTCCAAAG GTTGTGAATATGTGATACTGACCGAACCTAATGGCTACATCAACTCGCCCTACTATCCCGGCGAGTACGAGGATTACGCCGATTGTCGTTGGCTCATCCAAGCCCCCGAACAGTATAGGATAATAGTTTATTTTATGGGCAATTTCACTACTCAAACGGGATTTGATCGACTTACG TTTTATGACGGTGCCACCACTACCTCCGCCGTAATGCTTGATTGGAGCGGGCACGAATATTTCTATCCTTGGATCACGTCTAAAACAAATAGAATGTTGATACAATTTACATCTCTTAGAGGTCAAAGCGAAACCGGATTCAAGTTACGTTATTATACG GAGAAGAAGCAAGAGTGTGGCGGATTTCTGTTCTTCCCAAGTGGCACGATATCCAGTCCCGGATTTCCGGCAGACCCAAACTATTACGATAACAACGTCGACTGCGTATGGGATATAGAAGCTCCAGTAAATCAGATAATTATTCTCCAGTTCAGCAACTTCAGGACGGAGCCAGGCAGGGATACTGTCACA GTGATTGATCCAGCACTCACGAATCCTATTGTGATGATTCACAGTGGGATGATTATCCCTCCGGTAACCGTTTCGCAGGGCAATAAGTTGACGGTTCGCTTCCAGTCAGACGCTTACATGCACGATATACCTGGATTTATCGCCCAATATTCTATGGTCGATCAGTTCCTAGAAAATTCACTTTTAGCATAA